Proteins encoded by one window of Agelaius phoeniceus isolate bAgePho1 chromosome 5, bAgePho1.hap1, whole genome shotgun sequence:
- the CPT1B gene encoding carnitine O-palmitoyltransferase 1, muscle isoform → MAEAHQAVAFQFTVTPEGLDFHLSREAVRQLYLAVVHSWKKRLVRAKNSFLTGVYPASPSSWMVVVMATAGSCYCQVDPSLGLIARIQHWLPRSEALTPQAQTVVSTVVFSTGAWLAAVLLFRRLLRLLLSYHGWMFEPHGRMSRSTRLWIAVMKIMSIRKPLLYSFQSSLPKLPVPPVKATISRYLESVRPLLDDDKFREMEALAKEFQEKTAPRLQRYLRLKSWWTTNYVSDWWEEYVYLRGRSPLMVNSNYYAMDFLYVTPSRIQAARAANVVHSILLYRRRLDRGEIPPMMALGVVPMCSYQSERMFNTTRIPGKETDTLLHLTDSKHLAVYHKGRYYKVWLYYGGQVLPPADLEMQFQRILEDPSPPQPGEERLAALTAGERVPWAEARARFFSRGPNKAALDAIERAAFFLTLDEDEHGQEPARPGCMDAYAKSLLHGRCYDRWFDKSFTLVVYKNGKVGANAEHSWADAPIMGHLWEFMLATDTFQLGYTEGGHCKGDPRWQLAPPQRLQWDIPPQVGEAIEASLRVARALAEDVDFCCFPFSTFGKGLIKRCRTSPDAFIQIALQLAHFRDKGSFCLTYEASMTRLFREGRTETVRSCTSEATAFVRSMADTRRSRSERQQLFKAAAERHQQLYRLAMTGAGIDRHLFCLYLMSRYLGMQSPFLAKVLSEPWRLSTSQTPQQQLKMFDLEKFPNHVSSGGGFGPVADDGYGVSYIIAGENLITFHVSSKFSSPETDSQRFGRNIRQAMLDIAALFDKPPPAAGK, encoded by the exons ATGGCGGAAGCTCACCAGGCCGTGGCCTTCCAGTTCACGGTCACCCCCGAGGGCTTGGACTTCCACCTGAGCCGCGAGGCCGTGCGCCAGCTCTACCTGGCCGTCGTGCACTCATGGAAGAAGCGCTTGGTCCGCGCCAAG AACAGCTTCCTGACCGGCGTGTACCCCGCGTCGCCCTCCAGCTGGATGGTGGTGGTGATGGCCACCGCCGGCTCCTGCTACTGCCAGGTGGATCCGTCCCTGGGGCTCATCGCCCGCATCCAGCACTGGCTGCCCCGCAG CGAGGCGCTGACCCCCCAGGCGCAGACCGTGGTCAGCACCGTGGTGTTCTCCACGGGGGCCTGGCTGGCGGCCGTGCTGCTCTTCCGGAGGCTGCTCCGCCTGCTGCTCTCCTACCACGGCTGGATGTTTGAGCCCCACGGGCGCATGAGCCGCAGCACCCGCCTCTGGATT GCGGTGATGAAGATCATGTCCATCCGCAAGCCCCTCCTCTACAGCTTCCAGAGCTCCCTTCCCAAGCTGCCGGTGCCGCCCGTGAAAGCCACCATCAGCCGG TACCTGGAGTCGGTGCGGCCGCTCCTGGACGATGACAAATTCCGGGAGATGGAGGCGCTGGCCAAGGAGTTCCAGGAGAAGACGGCGCCGCGGCTGCAGCGGTACCTGCGCCTCAAGTCCTGGTGGACAACCAACTAT GTCAGTGACTGGTGGGAGGAGTACGTTTACCTGCGCGGCCGCAGCCCCCTCATGGTCAACAGCAACTACTACGCCATG gaTTTCCTGTACGTGACCCCCAGCCGCATCCAGGCTGCGCGGGCGGCCAACGTGGTGCACTCCATCCTGCTCTACCGGCGGCGGCTGGACCGGGGCGAGATCCCCCCG ATGATGGCCCTGGGCGTGGTGCCCATGTGCTCGTACCAGTCGGAGCGGATGTTCAACACCACCCGCATCCCGGGAAAGGAGACGG ACACGCTGCTGCACCTGACCGACAGCAAACACCTGGCCGTGTACCACAAGGGCCGCTACTACAAGGTGTGGCTGTACTACGGGGGGCAGGTGCTGCCGCCCGCCGACCTGGAGATGCAATTCCAGAGGATCCTGGAGGATCCCTCGCCCCCGCAGCCCGGCGAGGAGCGGCTGGCGGCGCTCACGGCCGGGGAAAG GGTGCCGTGGGCCGAGGCGCGGGCGCGGTTCTTCAGCCGCGGCCCCAACAAGGCGGCCCTGGACGCCATCGAGCGCGCCGCCTTCTTCCTGACGCTGGACGAGGACGAGCACGGCCAGgagcccgcccggcccggctgcATGGACGCCTACGCCAAGTCCCTGCTGCACGGCCGCTGCTATGACCG CTGGTTCGACAAGTCCTTCACACTCGTGGTCTACAAGAACGGCAAGGTCGGGGCCAACGCCGAGCACTCCTGGGCCGACGCCCCCATCATGGGGCACCTCTGGGAG TTCATGCTGGCCACGGACACGTTCCAGCTGGGCTACACGGAGGGGGGGCACTGCAAGGGGGACCCCAGGTGGCAGCTGGCCCCCCCCCAGCGCCTGCAGTGGGACATCCCCCCCCAGGTGGGTGA GGCCATCGAGGCGTCGCTGCGCGTGGCGCGGGCGCTGGCCGAGGACGTGGATTTCTGCTGCTTCCCGTTCTCCACCTTCGGCAAGGGGCTCATCAAGCGCTGCCGCACCAGCCCCGACGCCTTCATCCAGATcgccctgcagctggcacacTTCCGA GACAAGGGCTCCTTCTGCCTGACCTACGAGGCCTCCATGACGCGGCTGTTCCGCGAGGGCCGCACCGAGACCGTGCGCTCCTGCACCTCCGAGGCCACGGCCTTCGTGCGCAGCATGGCCGACACCCGGCGCAGC CGCTCGGAGCGGCAGCAGCTGTTCAAGGCGGCGGCCGAGAGGCACCAGCAGCTCTATCGCCTCGCCATGACCGGCGCCGGCATCGACCGCCACCTCTTCTGCCTCTACCTGATGTCGCGGTACCTGGGCATGCAGAGCCCCTTCCTGGCCAAG GTGCTGTCAGAGCCCTGGCGCCTCTCCACCAGCCAGACcccgcagcagcagctcaaGATGTTCGACCTCGAGAAATTCCCCAACCACGTCTCCAGCGGCGGCGGCTTCGGCCCC GTGGCAGACGATGGTTATGGGGTGTCCTACATCATCGCCGGGGAGAACCTCATCACCTTCCACGTGTCCAGCAAGTTCTCCAGCCCCGAGACG GACTCGCAGCGTTTCGGCCGCAACATCCGCCAGGCCATGCTGGACATCGCGGCGCTCTTCGACAAACCCCCCCCCGCCGCCGGGAAGTGA